The following coding sequences lie in one Vibrio aerogenes genomic window:
- a CDS encoding YdcH family protein, which yields MIVKPSQQIAISVGGRGRYLIVRSTSAPVFISADGLRPQRLQTGDRINVEQFEQMFIEHHQSDDVNFDYQISDLEHKPAATDDIVIRRIVEPIQFEAHVKVDDGLKVKTILPAQMSTFDDITIQPGESVRLTAGGFRQVTIQVISDEMTKVRIGDKSTGANRGLLVMGSKSAIGSLSIDYTGELYAYNASQTTAILTIMGVQ from the coding sequence ATGATTGTCAAACCAAGTCAACAGATAGCTATCTCAGTCGGTGGCCGGGGCCGTTATCTGATAGTCCGTTCCACGTCCGCCCCGGTGTTTATTTCTGCCGACGGCCTGCGGCCTCAGCGGTTACAAACCGGAGACCGGATCAATGTCGAGCAGTTCGAACAGATGTTTATCGAGCATCATCAGTCAGATGATGTGAATTTTGACTATCAGATTTCAGATTTGGAGCACAAACCGGCGGCAACCGATGACATTGTGATCCGCCGTATCGTTGAACCAATTCAATTTGAAGCTCATGTCAAAGTAGATGACGGGCTGAAAGTGAAAACCATTCTGCCCGCTCAGATGAGTACGTTTGATGACATCACCATCCAGCCGGGTGAAAGCGTCCGGCTCACCGCTGGCGGGTTCCGTCAGGTCACGATTCAGGTGATTAGTGATGAGATGACGAAAGTCAGGATTGGTGACAAGAGTACAGGTGCGAACCGGGGCTTACTGGTGATGGGGAGTAAGTCCGCGATTGGTAGCCTAAGCATTGATTATACGGGTGAACTGTATGCTTATAAC